In one window of Brassica rapa cultivar Chiifu-401-42 chromosome A07, CAAS_Brap_v3.01, whole genome shotgun sequence DNA:
- the LOC103832040 gene encoding GDSL esterase/lipase EXL3, with protein sequence MKDNTSWSCFCFSLKLCLLSVLFLTETLVAIKLPPNLTFPALIAFGDSIVDTGNNNNVKTVVKCDFQPYGINFQGGVPTGRFCDGRVPPDLIAEELGIKSVVPAYLDPSLKTEDLLTGVSFASGGSGYDPLTPKLVAVISLEDQLKYFEEYIEKVKNIVGEERKGFILANSLFLLVAGSDDIANTYYVLRARPHYDVDSYTTLMVNSASDFVNKLYGYGVRRIAVFGAPPLGCVPSQRTLGGGLLRECAENYNEAAKLFNSKISPKLDLMQKTLPGIKPVYINIYDPLLDIIQSPAKYGFGVSNKGCCGTGVIEVAVLCNKITSSVCPDVSSHVFWDSYHPTEKTYKVLISLLISKFVDQFV encoded by the exons ATGAAAGACAATACAAGCTGGTCTTGTTTTTGCTTTTCACTGAAACTATGCTTGTTGTCCGTTCTCTTTCTCACTGAGACACTCGTCGCCATAAAGCTGCCGCCAAACTTGACGTTTCCAGCGCTAATAGCTTTCGGTGACTCCATTGTCGACACCGGAAATAATAACAATGTCAAAACCGTAGTTAAGTGCGATTTTCAGCCTTACGGTATCAATTTCCAAGGCGGCGTTCCCACCGGGAGATTTTGCGACGGACGAGTCCCTCCCGATTTGATTG CCGAAGAATTGGGAATAAAATCAGTTGTACCTGCATATCTCGATCCAAGTTTAAAGACTGAAGATCTTTTAACCGGTGTATCATTTGCGTCGGGAGGTTCTGGTTATGATCCTTTAACACCCAAACTCGTG GCAGTAATTTCATTAGAAGATCAATTAAAATATTTCGAGGAGTACATAGAGAAAGTGAAGAATATAGTTggggaagaaagaaaagggtTCATATTAGCCAACAGCTTATTCTTATTGGTCGCAGGCAGTGACGACATAGCCAATACTTACTATGTTCTCCGTGCAAGACCTCATTACGACGTCGACTCGTACACTACTCTTATGGTCAACTCTGCCTCCGATTTTGTGAAC AAACTATACGGATATGGAGTGAGAAGAATAGCCGTGTTTGGTGCACCACCACTTGGTTGTGTACCATCACAGAGAACCTTAGGAGGAGGTCTTTTGAGAGAATGTGCTGAGAATTACAACGAAGCAGCAAAGCTTTTTAATTCAAAGATCTCCCCAAAATTGGATTTGATGCAAAAAACTCTACCGGGTATCAAACCGGTCTACATTAATATCTATGACCCTCTTCTCGATATAATCCAGAGTCCTGCAAAATACG GATTTGGAGTGTCTAATAAAGGATGCTGTGGAACCGGAGTCATAGAAGTTGCTGTCCTGTGCAATAAAATCACATCTTCTGTATGTCCCGACGTGTCTAGCCATGTGTTTTGGGACAGTTATCATCCCACAGAGAAAACTTACAAAGTGTTAATCTCACTGTTGATTAGCAAATTTGTTGATCAGTTTGTCTAA
- the LOC103832039 gene encoding GDSL esterase/lipase EXL2, protein MKRYITSSRRLFMCVLFMVLLSETITNALVKLPANKTIPAIIVFGDSIVDAGNNDDITTTLARCNYPPYGIDFDGGIPTGRFSNGKVPTDFIAEELGIKPSVPAYRDPTLKPEDLLTGVTFASGGAGYVPLTSQLSGGISLSQQLKLFEEYIEKLNEMVGEERTKFIMQNSLFMVICGSNDIANTYFALPSVQRQYNVDSFTTLMADKAQSFAQKLHEYGARRIQVFGVPPLGCVPSQRTVAGGPTRSCVGRFNDATKLYNAKLSANLDSLSRNLRENTLIYIDIYGSLLDIILDPQQYGFQVVDRGCCGTGLIEVAVLCNNFTADICPNRHDHVFWDSFHPTEKTYKIMTAKYFERVLNKIF, encoded by the exons ATGAAAAGATACATTACTTCTTCTAGAAGACTTTTTATGTGTGTTCTCTTTATGGTGTTGTTATCTGAGACAATCACAAACGCTTTGGTGAAACTGCCGGCAAACAAAACGATACCGGCAATAATAGTGTTTGGAGATTCAATTGTTGATGCCGGAAATAACGATGACATTACGACAACGTTGGCCAGATGCAATTATCCACCTTATGGAATTGATTTTGACGGTGGAATCCCTACCGGAAGGTTTTCCAACGGCAAAGTTCCAACTGATTTTATAG CGGAAGAACTGGGAATTAAACCAAGTGTACCGGCATATCGAGATCCGACTTTAAAACCTGAAGATCTCTTAACCGGTGTAACATTTGCGTCTGGTGGTGCTGGTTACGTTCCTCTCACAAGCCAACTATCG GGAGGAATATCACTATCACAGCAACTGAAATTGTTTGAAGAATATATAGAGAAACTGAACGAAATGGTTGGTGAAGAGAGGACAAAGTTCATAATGCAAAATAGTTTGTTCATGGTTATATGCGGTAGTAATGATATAGCAAATACATACTTTGCCCTTCCTTCTGTGCAACGCCAATACAACGTCGATTCCTTTACCACTCTTATGGCTGACAAGGCTCAATCTTTTGCTCAA AAACTACATGAATATGGAGCGAGAAGAATACAAGTATTCGGGGTGCCGCCACTAGGATGTGTGCCTTCACAGAGAACAGTGGCAGGAGGACCAACTAGGAGTTGTGTTGGAAGGTTCAATGATGCAACAAAGCTCTACAATGCTAAGCTTTCTGCAAATTTGGATTCTTTGTCAAGAAACTTACGtgaaaatacattaatttaCATCGATATATATGGTTCTCTTCTTGATATCATTCTAGATCCTCAACAATATG GATTTCAAGTGGTTGATAGAGGGTGTTGCGGAACCGGACTAATTGAAGTTGCTGTGTTGTGTAACAATTTCACTGCTGACATATGTCCGAATAGACATGATCATGTGTTTTGGGATAGTTTTCATCCCACTGAGAAGACGTACAAGATTATGACcgcaaaatattttgaaagagttctcaacaaaatattttag